Genomic segment of Iocasia fonsfrigidae:
GATAATACTAAAGTGGCTGAAATAGCATGTTGCTCAGTTTATAATTTCCAACGTATATTTTCTTTTATGACTGATATACCTTTATCAGAATATATAAGACGACGTAGATTTACACTTGCTGCACTTGAATTGCAAGATAGCCCTATAAAGATAATTGATCTTGCTTTAAAATATGGTTATCAGTCGCCAGAAGCTTTTTCACGTGCATTTCAAAATATGCATGGTGTTACACCCACAACTGCGCGCAATCAGGGTGTTTATTTAAAAGCCTATCCGCGTATTTCCTTTCAAATTTCAATTAGAGGTGATGTTGAGATGAATTACAGAATTGAGAAAAAAGGTACATTGTCAGTTTTTGGTGTAGAGGAGGTATTTACAAACTTTGAAAATGATGAAAATCTAAAGGCAATACCTGAGTTTTGGCAGAATGAAATAAAAAAAGGGACATTAGATCGTATCACAAAAGCATCAGGAATAAAGTGGAATAGTTCTTGTAAGGGTATAGGACCTGTAAATGCAGTTATGTGCTATCATTATACCGGAGGAAATACTTTTCCTTATATGATTTGTGCATTTACACCTGAAAGTGGTGTGCCTAAAGGTTTTACTTAAGCATAACAGGTATGTACAATATGCCGTGGTAGCAGCAAATCTGGCAATAGAGGATTCCCGATTAAATCTTGATAAAGAAAATAAAGAGCATAGCCATTTAGTTATTGAATTTTAAACAATTTGATATCAAAATTGTTACGATAATGTTATTATTAATTAAGAGATTTAACATTCATTAAAACTAATTTTAAGAAAGGTGTGAAAGTATGAAGTATAATTTTGATAAAGTTATTGACAGAAAAGGGACAAATTCCTCAAAATGGGAACCAGCAATTTTAAAGCAGATGTTCAATGGAGAAGATGTTTTGCCATTTTGGGTAGCTGATATGGACTTTAAAGTGGCACCGCCAATTATTGATGCCCTTAAGAAAAGAGTAGAACATGGAATATATGGATATTCTACACGACCGGACTCTTATTATGAAGCAATTATTAATTGGACTAAAAGACG
This window contains:
- a CDS encoding AraC family transcriptional regulator — protein: MGWLERMNSAINYIEENLTEEIDNTKVAEIACCSVYNFQRIFSFMTDIPLSEYIRRRRFTLAALELQDSPIKIIDLALKYGYQSPEAFSRAFQNMHGVTPTTARNQGVYLKAYPRISFQISIRGDVEMNYRIEKKGTLSVFGVEEVFTNFENDENLKAIPEFWQNEIKKGTLDRITKASGIKWNSSCKGIGPVNAVMCYHYTGGNTFPYMICAFTPESGVPKGFT